From Pongo pygmaeus isolate AG05252 chromosome 1, NHGRI_mPonPyg2-v2.0_pri, whole genome shotgun sequence, one genomic window encodes:
- the SYF2 gene encoding pre-mRNA-splicing factor SYF2 codes for MAAVAASEVLVDSAEEGSLVAAAELAAQKREQRLRKFRELHLMRNEARKLNHQEVVEEDKRLKLPANWEAKKARLEWELQEEEKKKECAARGEDYEKVKLLEISAEDAERWERKKKRKNPDLGFSDYAAAQLRQYHRLTKQIKPDMETYERLREKHGEEFFPTSNSLLHGTHVPSTEEIDRMVIDLEKQIEKRDKYSRRRPYNDDADIDYINERNAKFNKKAERFYGKYTAEIKQNLERGTAV; via the exons ATGGCGGCTGTCGCTGCATCCGAG GTGCTGGTGGACAGCGCGGAAGAGGGGTCCCTCGTTGCGGCGGCGGAGCTGGCCGCTCAGAAGCGCGAACAGAGACTGCGCAAATTCCGGGAGCTGCACCTGATGCGG AATGAAGCTCGTAAATTAAATCACCAGGAAGTTGTGGAAGAAGATAAAAGACTAAAATTACCTGCAAATTGGGAAGCCAAAAAAGCTCGTTTGGAGTGGGAActacaggaagaagaaaagaaaaag gagTGTGCAGCAAGAGGAGAAGACTATGAGAAAGTGAAGTTGCTGGAGATCAGTGCAGAAGATGCAGAAAGAtgggagaggaaaaagaagaggaaaaacccTGATCTGGGATTTTCAG attatGCTGCTGCCCAGTTACGCCAGTATCATCGGTTGACCAAGCAGATCAAACCTGACATGGAAACATATGAGAGACTGAGAGAAAAACA TGGAGAAGAGTTTTTCCCAACATCCAATAGTCTTCTTCATGGAACACATGTGCCTTCCACAGAGGAAATTGACAGGATGGTCATAGATCTGGAAAAACA GATTGAAAAACGAGACAAATATAGCCGGAGACGTCCTTATAATGATGATGCAGATATCGACTACATTAATGAAAGGAATGCCAAATTCAACAAGAAAGCCGAAAGATTCTATGGGAAATACACAGCTGAAATTAAACAGAATTTGGAAAGAGGAACAGCTGTCTAA